A genome region from Brassica oleracea var. oleracea cultivar TO1000 chromosome C2, BOL, whole genome shotgun sequence includes the following:
- the LOC106323746 gene encoding uncharacterized protein LOC106323746, translating to MNVDVLFVMMLGTVEDDETVVISDNSSDDDYSDALSMFNEEEDPSESNNKSSSTTEKPEPPSPEEKATDEEKEDDDCPLCAEKMDATDLLFEPCSSCEYKMCLFCYNKIKVGTGVCPGCRTKYEQQTSSNSGEVSFQQRGGDPIRLSSSFQGLDDDSA from the coding sequence ATGAATGTTGATGTCTTGTTTGTTATGATGTTAGGGACTGTTGAAGACGATGAGACTGTTGTTATCTCTGACAACTCTAGCGATGATGATTACAGCGATGCCTTAAGCATGTTCAACGAAGAAGAAGATCCAAGCGAGAGTAACAACAAGTCGTCTTCTACAACTGAAAAGCCAGAACCTCCTTCACCAGAAGAGAAGGCTACCGATGAGGAGAAAGAAGATGATGACTGTCCCCTTTGCGCTGAAAAGATGGATGCAACGGATCTACTCTTCGAACCATGTTCTTCTTGCGAGTATAAGATGTGTCTCTTCTGCTATAACAAGATCAAAGTAGGCACTGGAGTTTGCCCAGGTTGCAGGACCAAGTATGAGCAGCAGACAAGTAGTAACAGCGGAGAAGTGAGTTTCCAGCAACGTGGGGGTGACCCAATCCGTTTGTCTTCATCGTTTCAGGGACTTGATGATGATAGTGCTTAA
- the LOC106322816 gene encoding mannose-1-phosphate guanyltransferase alpha-like isoform X1, translating to MGSSTEEKVVAVILVGGPTKGTRFRPLSLNIPKPLFPIAGQPMVHHPISACKRIPNLAQVYLVGFYEEREFALYVSAISNELKVPVRYLREDKPHGSAGGLYHFRNLIMEDNPSHIFLLNCDVCCSFPLPEMLEAHRKYGGIGTLLVIKVSPESASQFGELVADPVTNELLHYTEKPETFVSDRINCGVYVFTPEIFTAIRDVSSQRNDTATLRRVSSYEALQPATRIPADFVRLDQDILSPLAGKKQLYTYETMDFWEQIKSPGMSLRCSELYLSQFRLTSPHMLASGDGTKSAIVIGDVYIHPSAKVHPTAKIGPNVSISANARVGPGVRLISCIILDDVEIMENAVVTNAIVGWKSSIGRWSRVQAEGVYNSKLGVTILGDSVAVEDEVVVTSSIVLPNKTLNVSVQDEIIL from the exons ATGGGAAGCTCAACGGAGGAGAAAGTTGTGGCCGTGATCTTGGTCGGTGGTCCGACCAAAG GTACTCGATTCCGACCATTGTCCCTGAACATTCCAAAGCCTCTGTTTCCCATTGCTGGACAGCCAATGGTGCATCACCCTATCTCTGCTTGTAAAAGG ATTCCAAACTTAGCTCAAGTCTATCTTGTTGGCTTCTATGAGGAAAGGGAGTTTGCACTTTACGTCTCTGCCATTTCCAATGAACTCAAAGTCCCTGTCAG ATATCTGAGAGAAGACAAGCCACATGGTTCTGCTGGTGGGTTGTATCACTTTAGAAACCTAATCATGGAAGATAACCCG TCTCATATCTTCCTACTTAACTGTGATGTTTGCTGTAGTTTCCCCTTGCCAGAAATGCTCG AGGCTCATAGGAAATATGGTGGGATTGGAACTCTTCTAGTCATCAAG GTCTCTCCTGAGTCAGCAAGCCAATTTGGAGAACTGGTTGCAGATCCAGTTACTAATGAGCTGCTTCATTACACCGAGAAACCCGAAACCTTT GTCAGTGACCGTATTAACTGCGGTGTTTATGTATTCACACCTGAAATTTTTACTGCTATAAGAGATGTTTCCTCTCAAAGGAATGATACAG CGACTCTGAGACGTGTTTCCAGCTATGAAGCTCTTCAACCGGCAACAAG GATCCCGGCAGATTTTGTAAGATTGGATCAAGACATCCTCTCACCTTTAGCTGGGAAGAAACAGCTCTATACTTATGAGACTATGGATTTCTGGGAGCAAATTAAATCTCCTGG AATGTCGCTGAGGTGCTCGGAACTTTATCTATCCCAGTTCCGGTTAACCTCTCCCCACATGTTGGCTAGTGGTGATGGAACAAAGAGTGCCATAGTGATTGGTGATGTTTACATACATCCTTCTGCAAAAGTACACCCAACTGCAAAG ATTGGTCCCAACGTCTCAATCTCTGCAAATGCCCGTGTTGGACCGGGTGTGAGGCTTATCAGCTGTATCATTCTTGACGACGTTGAGATCATG GAAAATGCAGTGGTGACAAATGCTATCGTCGGTTGGAAATCTTCAATCGGGAGATGGTCCCGTGTCCAG GCTGAGGGAGTCTACAATTCCAAACTTGGAGTTACAATTCTCG GAGACTCGGTTGCAGTTGAAGACGAGGTTGTGGTGACCAGCAGTATTGTTCTTCCAAATAAGACTCTCAACGTTAGTGTTCAAGACGAGATAATCTTGTAA
- the LOC106322816 gene encoding mannose-1-phosphate guanyltransferase alpha-like isoform X2 has protein sequence MGSSTEEKVVAVILVGGPTKGTRFRPLSLNIPKPLFPIAGQPMVHHPISACKRIPNLAQVYLVGFYEEREFALYVSAISNELKVPVRYLREDKPHGSAGGLYHFRNLIMEDNPSHIFLLNCDVCCSFPLPEMLEAHRKYGGIGTLLVIKVSPESASQFGELVADPVTNELLHYTEKPETFVSDRINCGVYVFTPEIFTAIRDVSSQRNDTATLRRVSSYEALQPATRIPADFVRLDQDILSPLAGKKQLYTYETMDFWEQIKSPGMSLRCSELYLSQFRLTSPHMLASGDGTKSAIVIGDVYIHPSAKVHPTAKIGPNVSISANARVGPGVRLISCIILDDVEIMENAVVTNAIVGWKSSIGRWSRVQAWSLQFQTWSYNSRRLGCS, from the exons ATGGGAAGCTCAACGGAGGAGAAAGTTGTGGCCGTGATCTTGGTCGGTGGTCCGACCAAAG GTACTCGATTCCGACCATTGTCCCTGAACATTCCAAAGCCTCTGTTTCCCATTGCTGGACAGCCAATGGTGCATCACCCTATCTCTGCTTGTAAAAGG ATTCCAAACTTAGCTCAAGTCTATCTTGTTGGCTTCTATGAGGAAAGGGAGTTTGCACTTTACGTCTCTGCCATTTCCAATGAACTCAAAGTCCCTGTCAG ATATCTGAGAGAAGACAAGCCACATGGTTCTGCTGGTGGGTTGTATCACTTTAGAAACCTAATCATGGAAGATAACCCG TCTCATATCTTCCTACTTAACTGTGATGTTTGCTGTAGTTTCCCCTTGCCAGAAATGCTCG AGGCTCATAGGAAATATGGTGGGATTGGAACTCTTCTAGTCATCAAG GTCTCTCCTGAGTCAGCAAGCCAATTTGGAGAACTGGTTGCAGATCCAGTTACTAATGAGCTGCTTCATTACACCGAGAAACCCGAAACCTTT GTCAGTGACCGTATTAACTGCGGTGTTTATGTATTCACACCTGAAATTTTTACTGCTATAAGAGATGTTTCCTCTCAAAGGAATGATACAG CGACTCTGAGACGTGTTTCCAGCTATGAAGCTCTTCAACCGGCAACAAG GATCCCGGCAGATTTTGTAAGATTGGATCAAGACATCCTCTCACCTTTAGCTGGGAAGAAACAGCTCTATACTTATGAGACTATGGATTTCTGGGAGCAAATTAAATCTCCTGG AATGTCGCTGAGGTGCTCGGAACTTTATCTATCCCAGTTCCGGTTAACCTCTCCCCACATGTTGGCTAGTGGTGATGGAACAAAGAGTGCCATAGTGATTGGTGATGTTTACATACATCCTTCTGCAAAAGTACACCCAACTGCAAAG ATTGGTCCCAACGTCTCAATCTCTGCAAATGCCCGTGTTGGACCGGGTGTGAGGCTTATCAGCTGTATCATTCTTGACGACGTTGAGATCATG GAAAATGCAGTGGTGACAAATGCTATCGTCGGTTGGAAATCTTCAATCGGGAGATGGTCCCGTGTCCAGGCAT GGAGTCTACAATTCCAAACTTGGAGTTACAATTCTCG GAGACTCGGTTGCAGTTGA